From the genome of Vigna angularis cultivar LongXiaoDou No.4 chromosome 11, ASM1680809v1, whole genome shotgun sequence, one region includes:
- the LOC108334462 gene encoding uncharacterized protein LOC108334462 yields MEKEEKEPGIQKSGGEIEEAEPIELVLFQVPECYVYIIPPRKRAASYRADEWDVNKWAWEGILKVTSKGEECIIKLEDKSSGELYARAFLRNGEPHPVEPVIDSSRYFVLRIEENIGGRLRHAFIGIGFRERTEAYDFQAALHDHMKYLNKKKTAEEMEQHYQQTSSVDYSLKEGETLVLQIKTNKSDSSVKSKFFEQGLNKSPEERNGKKESLTSIKLPPPPPAPPSPVVTPQKSPTDSPTKLSLDKSFNADIPKTVEDDPEHENSPEDQSTQDVPDDDFGDFQAAG; encoded by the exons atggagaaggaggagaaagaaCCAGGCATTCAGAAAAGTGGAGGCGAAATCGAAGAAGCCGAACCCATCGAGCTCGTTCTGTTTCAAGTGCCTGAGTGTTACGTCTACATA ATACCTCCAAGAAAGAGGGCAGCTTCATATAG AGCTGATGAATGGGATGTCAACAAATGGGCATGGGAGGGGATATTGAAGGTCACTAGCAAGGGAGAAGAATGCATCATAAAACTTGAAGATAAGAGCTCAG GTGAATTATATGCTCGGGCATTTTTAAGAAATGGAGAGCCGCATCCAGTGGAGCCTGTTATTGACAGCAGCAG ATACTTTGTTCTTCGCATTGAAGAGAACATAG GTGGTCGCCTCCGACATGCTTTTATTGGCATAGGATTCCGAGAAAGAACGGAGGCTTATGACTTCCAAGCTGCCTTACATGATCATATGAA ATAtctgaataaaaagaaaactgcTGAGGAAATGGAACAACATTACCAGCAAACTTCCTCGGTTGATTACAGTCTGAAAGAAGGAGAGACTCTTGTGCTGCAAATTAAGACCAAT AAAAGTGACAGCAGTGTGAAGTCCAAGTTTTTTGAGCAGGGTCTGAACAAATCCCCAGAAGAAAGGAATGGAAAAAAAGAATCTCTAACTAGTATTAAGTTACCACCACCTCCTCCAGCACCACCTTCACCTGTTGTCACCCCGCAGAAGTCTCCAACAGACTCACCTACAAAGCTAAGCCTTGATAAGTCTTTTAATGCTGATATTCCAAAAACGGTTGAAGATGACCCAGAACACGAGAATTCTCCTGAAGATCAAAGCACACAGGATGTACCAGATGATGATTTTGGCGATTTCCAAGCAGCAGGTTAA